The following coding sequences are from one Rhineura floridana isolate rRhiFlo1 chromosome 2, rRhiFlo1.hap2, whole genome shotgun sequence window:
- the TMEM41B gene encoding transmembrane protein 41B, whose product MAQRGTIHWGSGRTLETEEVATLKEAEAALEGHEQLIAGKAHKEGGSARMSLLILVSIFLIAASVMFLVYKNFPQLSEEERECIKVPRDMDDAKALGKVLSKYKDNFYVQVLVAYFTTYVFLQTFAIPGSIFLSILSGFLYPFPLALFLVCLCSGLGASFCYMLSYLVGRPVVYRYLTEKAVKWSKQVERHREHLINYIIFLRITPFLPNWFINITSPVINVPLKVFFIGTFLGVAPPSFVAIKAGTTLYQLTTAGEAVSWNSVFILMILAILSILPAVFQKKLKQKFE is encoded by the exons ATGGCGCAGCGGGGCACGATCCACTGGGGCTCTGGGAGGACGTTGGAGACGGAAGAGGTAGCAACTCTGAAGGAGGCAGAGGCTGCTTTGGAAGGACATGAGCAGCTGATTGCAG GAAAGGCCCATAAAGAAGGTGGATCTGCACGAATGTCACTTCTCATATTAGTGTCCATCTTCTTAATAGCAGCCTCTGTTATGTTTCTGGTGTATAAAAACTTTCCACAGCTTAGTGA AGAGGAGAGAGAATGTATAAAGGTTCCCAGAGACATGGATGATGCTAAAGCCTTAGGAAAAGTTCTCTCTAAATACAAGGATAACTTCTATGTACAAGTATTAGTGGCTTATTTTACTACTTACGTTTT CTTGCAAACCTTTGCTATTCCTGGATCTATATTTCTGAGTATACTTTCGGGATTTCTCTACCCTTTCCCACTAGCTCTATTTCTTGTTTGTTTG TGCTCTGGACTTGGGGCCTCTTTCTGTTACATGCTGTCCTATTTAGTTGGAAGACCAGTTGTGTATAGATATTTAACAGAGAAAGCAGTGAAATGGTCAAAACAG GTTGAACGACATAGAGAACACCTCATTAACTACATAATATTTTTGAGAATAACTCCTTTTCTTCCTAATTGGTTTATCAATATAACATCTCCTGTAATAAATGTACCACTGAAAGTATTTTTTATTGGTACTTTTCTAG GTGTTGCACCACCATCATTTGTAGCAATTAAAGCTGGAACAACACTATACCAGCTTACAACAGCAGGTGAAGCAGTCTCCTGGAACTCTGTTTTCATTCTCATGATTCTAGCTATACTCTCTATTCTGCCAGCAGTTTTTCAGAAGAAACTTAAACAGAAGTTTGAATGA